Proteins encoded by one window of Bactrocera oleae isolate idBacOlea1 chromosome 4, idBacOlea1, whole genome shotgun sequence:
- the LOC106626842 gene encoding serine-rich adhesin for platelets isoform X3 has product MYTTHATHSTTSALYHHHQHQQVGSSGGVLFQPPHSVRQSLGVAVLPSAMNRSFYAERQKLRSIGDSSQELDSSGNDSGSANNTASGSANAGGRSNGCANSEMTDSQRSLSEGRLVDSDYSHDPLSQSHDSVFSESASASLFSNRDYQAELSDVLRKRNRHRQDASEEDLGLPRSPASPQRRVERTTQRTQHANSKHTTTATSSTATTTGGNHSEVSSLSLLSMNSGDGDELFTASTANNSTISTKEFLQERSMTTTSSTVSGRSITRSSTVSATSVSSEIYRHSSSGSLASDTNRDEPDLLGAKCQRLSHSAAKHKMALRPAKKKGPSRLHRRTLETSIPEANEDSLRLASNHMLDIAEHDIKAKTRSLPPSVNTKVLDQHAVEPKKVASPSKSKTKSSNASNEQTINVKRSKIEKHEKSNDGGKLTTNTTTIPTSSSSSSGSISAATNLFGLRTLTAKATALFEPPQESSTDPTPSEQQLKREKEREKLKEKEKEKEKMKDKDATSSQMDTAESGFLRRLIQRNSKRSASRNNNSSSNTQNSVPPEEEKMVVSQSETDAISKMQVSTSCLDMKPTPDSSLTKLDKSRSALSYKQNIEETRKDIKREIMSVGSTGLNAMLNAHNLTAHNNSVSSIKDAVAATTPPKPKSGAAARQRYMPQDIGSLERKVTTSTNMTANDSYASSTSSLLSKCSQQEIFQSTSIIREITASQTSSVNSLSSVSKLSEHHYEKKPKIVGLSAFQQKISRSNDSVVRYAASNGSNAHSTNSLDAADEAHAFSSQEQKQRKVVEKSRSFRTYQEEAYATPNAMHNNMPSLPDLTLNLRVPYNDYTQNAKDNADTGASGIETQGDKATRATTPLTASAGNLTATSSSYNFTKNIAVKSSPTKMVAPTPNSASAQDESNNGNLLVKSPFINVLRKPTSTTSLEEKPVVVTVSAASSNRKSVEQINAPKALPISFITVVPPRAEVLKAEQQLRPKVLHLRDSNASLDTSTSTDDLKLTPTTAAVPLREKAKLKTNVAVANIRNSMDILAANAKDVERKSAPAQVVQSAKTQSVKTTRRSTSLLDSPPAQNQNGNEERGIAIKLHESTSGSSTPNEDGVPEFMRIQLNRVDPARIAKSANVVLAKNVREVQAPTQQQQSEPQQVQQEKPQQQQQQQQVSKGANNERNTNLEELSLRRLSNESVEIIEKPSPKEADKQKPIFDMSQNQSSSNNNIKSPTKMNLVVSALPPRSPVKKQQAIVTLSPTTPTTPTTDVDESPLLRMKTSDTPVDAATLSSKKLSLHERKRLFMSEEKLKTDKRIEELRNERKKSITEEVYRKSFAKSEEKLETSEKAACDNVVMMRKKSFCATTQACAPTNGNRDDATPELMKVFARRSLKIKDEDVNALADKIHVSGSVSGSGSGSSAKKFVATQQNVDSDKENQSASEEKLDKLPKLEASLELQNGKLTNGVNNRNSLADFRTKSVVGGAPHTNGLSVNNNNNNNNNNNHTAANNSNNSTTGVHSVNNTTVNNVNNSNNSISGGGAGCCVNNRSFLPPIKVAGFRAIPIERNNSVSKIFPTTACETLNNNNNNNSNNNNLNNNNHHQQHQQQNGKAYERQSLNIKALESNSSGSSSSMNSSTSNSSALSKTIERSATVSEFKGIHQRRAEWEQRAKEALK; this is encoded by the exons GCTGAGCTCTCCGATGTGCTGCGCAAACGCAATCGTCATCGCCAGGATGCTTCCGAAGAAGATTTGGGACTGCCACGCAGTCCAGCTTCACCACAACGGCGCGTTGAACGCACGACACAACGCACTCAACACGCCAACAGCAAGCACACAACTACAGCCACATCTTCTACCGCCACCACGACTGGCGGCAATCACAGTGAGGTGTCCTCGTTGAGTTTGCTGAGCATGAATAGTGGTGATGGCGATGAGCTATTCACCGCATCCACCGCAAATAATTCCACAATTAGCACCAAAGAATTTTTGCAGGAACGTTCGATGACAACAACATCCTCTACGGTGAGTGGACGTAGCATAACTCGTTCTTCCACTGTGTCGGCCACATCGGTGTCCTCGGAGATTTATCGACACTCGTCGAGCGGCAGTTTGGCAAGCGACACGAACAGAGACGAACCGGATTTGTTGGGTGCGAAGTGTCAACGTCTTTCACATTCGGCCGCCAAGCATAAAATGGCATTACGTCCGGCTAAGAAGAAGGGACCGAGTCGCCTGCACCGGCGTACGCTGGAG ACCTCAATACCGGAAGCCAATGAAGATAGCCTGAGGTTGGCTAGTAACCATATGCTGGACATAGCAG AACACGACATCAAAGCCAAAACACGCTCTCTACCGCCTAGCGTCAATACTAAAGTATTAGATCAACATGCTGTTGAACCGAAAAAGGTGGCATCACCTTCGAAATCGAAAACGAAATCTTCAAATGCCAGCAATGAGCAAACAATAAACGTTAAACGCTCGAAAATCGAGAAACATGAAAAAAGCAATGATGGTGGTAAACTCACCACTAACACAACAACAATCCCCACCtctagcagcagcagcagcggttCCATATCGGCTGCCACCAATCTATTTGGCTTGCGCACGTTAACAGCGAAAGCAACGGCGCTCTTTGAGCCACCACAGGAGTCGTCTACCGATCCAACACCCAGTGAGCAGCAGTTGAAGAGAGAGAAAGAACGCGAGAAACTCAAGGAAAAAGAGAAGGAGAAAGAGAAAATGAAGGATAAAGATGCCACAAGTTCACAAATGGACACCGCAGAAAGTGGCTTCCTACGACGACTCATACAACGCAATTCGAAGCGTTCCGCCtcgcgcaacaacaacagtagcagCAACACTCAGAACAGCGTACCGCCCGAAGAGGAAAAAATGGTTGTAAGCCAAAGCGAAACGGATGCCATATCTAAAATGCAAGTCTCCACTTCGTGTTTGGATATGAAGCCGACACCCGACTCCAGTTTGACCAAATTAGATAAATCACGTAGCGCTTTGAGttacaaacaaaatattgagGAGACACGTAAGGATATTAAACGCGAAATTATGTCTGTCGGCAGCACCGGTTTAAATGCCATGCTGAACGCACATAATTTGACAGCACACAATAACAGCGTCAGCAGCATAAAGGATGCCGTGGCAGCAACCACGCCACCGAAACCGAAATCGGGCGCGGCAGCACGCCAACGCTATATGCCGCAGGACATCGGCTCGCTGGAACGCAAGGTGACAACAAGCACCAATATGACAGCGAACGACTCGTATGCCAGCAGCACGAGCAGTCTACTCTCCAAATGCTCACAGCAAGAGATATTCCAATCCACTTCGATTATACGTGAAATTACCGCCTCGCAAACGTCCAGTGTGAATTCGTTGAGCAGCGTAAGCAAATTGTCCGAGCATCACTACGAAAAGAAACCGAAAATAGTTGGACTCAGCGCTTTTCAGCAGAAGATCTCACGCTCCAACGATTCGGTGGTACGCTACGCCGCCAGCAATGGCAGTAACGCGCACTCCACCAACTCGCTGGACGCCGCTGACGAAGCACACGCGTTCAGCAGTCAAGAACAGAAGCAACGTAAAGTTGTGGAGAAATCGCGCAGTTTTCGTACATACCAAGAGGAGGCGTACGCCACGCCCAACGCGATGCACAACAACATGCCCAGTTTGCCCGATTTGACGTTGAATTTGCGCGTGCCCTACAATGATTACACACAGAACGCCAAGGATAATGCCGACACTGGCGCTTCGGGTATAGAAACGCAGGGCGATAAGGCGACGCGCGCCACCACACCGCTCACAGCGTCTGCAGGCAATTTAACTGCTACGAGCAGCagttataattttacaaaaaatattgcgGTAAAGAGTTCGCCAACCAAAATGGTCGCGCCCACGCCGAACAGCGCAAGCGCGCAAGACGAATCCAACAACGGTAATTTACTTGTAAAATCACCATTCATCAACGTATTGCGCAAACCAACGAGCACCACCAGTTTGGAGGAGAAACCTGTTGTGGTTACTGTGAGCGCCGCCAGCAGCAATCGAAAATCTGTTGAGCAGATTAACGCGCCCAAGGCATTGCCTATTTCGTTCATCACTGTGGTGCCGCCAAGAGCAGAAGTGTTGAAGGCCGAGCAGCAGCTGCGTCCGAAAGTCTTGCATTTGCGGGATTCGAATGCGAGCCTTGACACGTCCACCTCCACGGACGACCTGAAGCTTACACCCACTACAGCGGCGGTGCCGTTGCGCGAAAAGGCCAAGCTGAAGACTAACGTTGCGGTGGCTAATATACGTAATTCCATGGATATTTTAGCAGCAAATGCCAAAGATGTGGAGCGCAAGTCGGCGCCAGCACAGGTGGTGCAGAGCGCCAAGACGCAAAGCGTCAAGACGACGCGCCGCAGCACTAGCTTGTTGGACAGCCCGCCAGCGCAAAACCAAAACGGTAATGAGGAGCGAGGCATCGCAATAAAG ttGCATGAGTCAACAAGCGGCAGCAGCACGCCAAACGAAGATGGCGTGCCGGAGTTCATGCGCATACAGTTGAATCGCGTTGATCCTGCGCGCATTGCTAAAAGCGCAAATGTGGTGCTGGCCAAAAATGTGCGCGAAGTACAAGCGCcaactcaacaacaacaatcagaaCCACAGCAGGTGCAACAAGAGAagccgcagcagcagcaacagcaacaacaagtgtcCAAAGGGGCGAACAACGAGCGCAATACTAATTTGGAAGAGCTCAGCTTGCGCCGCTTAAGTAACGAGAGTGTGGAGATTATCGAGAAGCCCTCACCCAAAGAAGCCGACAAGCAGAAACCTATATTTGATATGAGCCAAAATcagagcagcagcaacaataacattaaATCGCCAACTAAAATGAATTTGGTTGTAAGCGCGCTGCCGCCAAGAAGTCCTGTGAAGAAACAACAAGCGATTGTTACGCTTTcaccaacaacaccaacaacgcCGACAACCGACGTCGATGAAAGCCCTTTGCTGCGCATGAAAACGTCAGATACGCCAGTCGACGCGGCAACGCTGAGCAGCAAGAAATTATCATTGCATGAGCGCAAGCGTTTATTTATGAGCGAGGAGAAATTGAAGACGGACAAACGCATTGAAGAGTTGCGCAATGAGCGCAAAAAGTCCATTACAGAAGAAGTCTATCGCAAATCATTTGCCAAATCGGAGGAGAAATTAGAGACAAGCGAAAAAGCAGCATGCGACAATGTGGTGATGATGCGCAAGAAGTCCTTCTGCGCCACCACGCAAGCGTGCGCGCCAACCAACGGCAATCGCGATGATGCAACGCCGGAGCTGATGAAAGTTTTCGCGCGGCGTTCATTGAAAATTAAAGATGAGGACGTCAATGCGCTTGCCGACAAAATACACGTCAGCGGCAGCGTTAGCGGTAGCGGTAGCGGCAGCAGCGCAAAGAAATTCGTTGCGACACAGCAGAATGTCGACAGCGACAAAGAAAATCAGTCGGCGAGCGAGGAGAAACTCGACAAATTGCCCAAATTGGAGGCGTCACTTGAACTGCAGAACGGCAAATTGACGAATGGTGTCAATAATCGCAATTCACTAGCAGATTTCCGCACGAAAAGCGTTGTTGGCGGCGCGCCGCATACGAATGGCTTAAGCgtgaataacaacaataataataataacaacaacaatcacactGCCGCAAATAACAGTAATAACAGCACCACCGGCGTACATAGCGTTAACAATACCACCGTCAACAATGtcaacaacagtaacaatagCATCAGCGGCGGCGGGGCCGGCTGCTGCGTCAACAATCGCAGTTTCCTGCCGCCCATCAAAGTCGCCGGCTTCCGCGCCATACCCATCGAGCGCAATAACAGCGTTAGTAAAATCTTTCCGACCACTGCGTGTGAAActctaaacaacaacaataataacaatagcaacaacaacaatttaaataataacaatcacCATCAGCAACATCAGCAGCAAAATGGCAAAGCGTACGAGCGGCAATCGTTGAATATTAAAGCGCTTGAGAgcaacagcagcggcagcagTAGCAGCATGAATAGTTCGACAAGCAACAGCAGCGCGCTTAGCAAAACAATTGAGCGCTCGGCAACGGTTAGCGAATTTAAGGGTATACATCAGCGGCGCGCCGAATGGGAGCAACGCGCCAAGGAGGCGCTGAAGTAA